A part of Sugiyamaella lignohabitans strain CBS 10342 chromosome D, complete sequence genomic DNA contains:
- the SSC1 gene encoding Hsp70 family ATPase SSC1 (Hsp70 family ATPase; constituent of the import motor component of the Translocase of the Inner Mitochondrial membrane (TIM23 complex); involved in protein translocation and folding; subunit of SceI endonuclease; SSC1 has a paralog, ECM10, that arose from the whole genome duplication; GO_component: GO:0005743 - mitochondrial inner membrane [Evidence IDA] [PMID 7935837]; GO_component: GO:0005759 - mitochondrial matrix [Evidence IEA]; GO_component: GO:0042645 - mitochondrial nucleoid [Evidence IDA] [PMID 15692048]; GO_component: GO:0005739 - mitochondrion [Evidence IEA]; GO_component: GO:0005739 - mitochondrion [Evidence IDA] [PMID 11914276]; GO_component: GO:0005739 - mitochondrion [Evidence IDA] [PMID 14576278]; GO_component: GO:0005739 - mitochondrion [Evidence IDA] [PMID 16823961]; GO_component: GO:0005634 - nucleus [Evidence IEA,IEA]; GO_component: GO:0001405 - presequence translocase-associated import motor [Evidence IDA] [PMID 14517234]; GO_component: GO:0001405 - presequence translocase-associated import motor [Evidence IDA] [PMID 14638855]; GO_function: GO:0005524 - ATP binding [Evidence IEA,IEA]; GO_function: GO:0016887 - ATPase activity [Evidence IDA] [PMID 11096111]; GO_function: GO:0030234 - enzyme regulator activity [Evidence IDA] [PMID 10464305]; GO_function: GO:0000166 - nucleotide binding [Evidence IEA]; GO_function: GO:0051082 - unfolded protein binding [Evidence IEA]; GO_process: GO:0032079 - positive regulation of endodeoxyribonuclease activity [Evidence IDA] [PMID 10464305]; GO_process: GO:0006457 - protein folding [Evidence IEA]; GO_process: GO:0030150 - protein import into mitochondrial matrix [Evidence IMP] [PMID 10779357]; GO_process: GO:0030150 - protein import into mitochondrial matrix [Evidence IDA] [PMID 8654364]; GO_process: GO:0042026 - protein refolding [Evidence IMP] [PMID 16460754]; GO_process: GO:0042026 - protein refolding [Evidence IDA] [PMID 9973563]; GO_process: GO:0043335 - protein unfolding [Evidence IMP] [PMID 8408192]; GO_process: GO:0006950 - response to stress [Evidence IEA]): MLAARFAARRGAATPRLATSTLMKRFNSNGKVQGSVIGIDLGTTNSAVAIMEGKIPKVIENSEGARTTPSVVAFTKEGERLVGVPAKRQAVVNPENTLFATKRLIGRRWEDKEVQKDLDQVPYKIVKHSNGDAWLEARGEKYSPAQIGGFVLNKMKETAEGYLGKTVKNAVVTVPAYFNDSQRQATKDAGQIVGLNVLRVVNEPTAAALAYGLDKTEDKVVAVFDLGGGTFDISILEIQKGVFEVKSTNGDTHLGGEDFDIAIVRFLVDKFKQETGIDLSGDRMAIQRIREAAEKAKVELSSTVSTDINLPFITADASGPKHINVSISRSQFEGLVDGLIKKTIDPVKKALKDADMTSNNINEVILVGGMSRMPKVIETVKSLFGREPNKSVNPDEAVAIGAAIQGAVLAGEVQDVLLLDVTPLSLGIETLGGVFTRLINRNTTIPTRKGQVFSTAATGQTSVEIRVYQGERELVRDNKLIGNFTLSGIPPAAKGVPQIEVTFDIDADGIINVSARDKGTNKDASITVAGSSGLSDSEIEKMVNDAEKYKEQDMARKESVETANRADSICNEIDNSLSQYKDQLNKDDVDKLSVKITELRELVAKAQSGADAVSVEDLKAKTDEVQNESLDVFKKIYEDKARNNTSSTEEPKPEDKQ, from the coding sequence ATGTTGGCTGCTAGATTTGCTGCCCGTCGTGGAGCTGCCACTCCTCGTTTGGCCACCTCTACTTTGATGAAGCGTTTCAATTCAAATGGCAAGGTTCAAGGATCAGTAATTGGTATTGATTTGGGTACCACCAACTCTGCTGTTGCCATCATGGAGGGTAAGATCCCCAAGGTCATTGAGAACTCTGAGGGTGCTCGTACTACTCCTTCGGTTGTTGCTTTCACCAAAGAAGGTGAACGTTTGGTGGGTGTTCCTGCCAAGCGTCAAGCCGTTGTCAACCCTGAAAACACTTTGTTTGCCACCAAGCGTTTGATTGGTAGAAGATGGGAAGACAAGGAGGTCCAAAAGGATTTGGATCAAGTTCCTTACAAGATTGTCAAGCACTCTAATGGTGATGCTTGGTTGGAGGCCAGAGGTGAGAAGTACTCACCTGCTCAAATTGGAGGTTTCGTTTTGAACAAGATGAAGGAGACTGCTGAGGGATACCTTGGTAAGACCGTCAAGAATGCCGTTGTCACTGTTCCTGCTTACTTCAACGACTCTCAACGTCAAGCTACTAAGGATGCTGGTCAAATTGTTGGTTTGAACGTTTTGCGTGTTGTCAACGAGCCTACTGCCGCTGCTTTGGCTTATGGTTTGGACAAGACCGAGGACAAGGTTGTTGCCGTGTTCGAtttgggtggtggtacTTTCGATATCTCCATCTTGGAGATCCAAAAGGGTGTTTTCGAGGTCAAGTCGACCAATGGTGATACCCACTTGGGTGGTGAGGACTTCGATATCGCCATTGTCCGATTCTTGGTCGACAAGTTCAAGCAAGAGACTGGTATTGATCTTTCGGGAGACCGTATGGCCATTCAACGTATCCGTGAAGCTGCCGAGAAGGCCAAGGTCGAGTTGTCTTCTACCGTTTCTACCGATATCAACTTGCCATTTATCACTGCCGATGCCTCTGGTCCTAAGCACATCAACGTTTCCATCAGCCGTTCTCAATTCGAGGGATTGGTTGACGGATTGATCAAGAAGACTATTGACCCTGTTAAGAAGGCTCTTAAGGATGCCGACATGACTTCTAACAACATCAACGAGGTTATTCTTGTTGGTGGTATGTCGAGAATGCCCAAGGTCATTGAGACAGTTAAGAGCTTGTTCGGCCGTGAGCCCAATAAGTCGGTCAACCCCGATGAGGCTGTTGccattggtgctgctattcAAGGAGCTGTTTTGGCCGGTGAGGTTCAAGACGTTCTTTTGCTCGATGTCACTCCTCTTTCTCTTGGTATTGAGACCCTTGGCGGTGTTTTCACTCGTTTGATCAACAGAAACACCACCATTCCTACCCGTAAGGGCCAAGTGTTCTCCACTGCTGCCACCGGTCAAACCTCTGTTGAGATCCGTGTTTACCAAGGAGAGCGTGAGCTTGTCCGTGATAACAAGTTGATTGGTAACTTCACTTTGTCTGGAATTCctcctgctgccaaggGTGTTCCTCAAATCGAGGTCACTTTCGACATTGACGCTGACGGAATCATCAACGTTTCTGCCCGTGACAAGGGTACCAACAAGGACGCCTCGATCACCGTTGCCGGTTCTTCTGGATTGTCTGACTCTGAGATCGAGAAAATGGTTAACGATGCCGAGAAGTACAAGGAGCAAGATATGGCCCGTAAGGAGTCTGTTGAGACTGCTAACCGTGCTGACTCCATCTGCAACGAGATCGATAACTCCCTTTCTCAATACAAGGACCAACTCAACAAGGACGATGTTGACAAGCTCAGTGTCAAGATCACCGAGCTCCGTGAGCTTGTTGCCAAGGCCCAATCCGGTGCCGACGCCGTCTCTGTCGAGGACTTGAAGGCCAAGACCGACGAGGTCCAAAACGAGTCGCTCGACGTGTTCAAGAAGATCTACGAAGACAAGGCCCGTAACAacacctcctccaccgAGGAGCCCAAGCCCGAGGACAAGCAATAA